In Microbacterium enclense, the DNA window GGGAGGACTGCACGCAGCCGCGGATCGTGGACGCGGGGCGGGGCGACCTCTACCGGGCGCGGGCGCTGGGCCTGCTGGAGAACGCGTCCGCCGATCATGCCTCCAGTCAACCGGGTGTACGTGGCATCCACGGGCCGGTTGACGGGGGAGGCATCGTGCTGTCGAGCTCGCGTCAAGCCCTCGTTCGGCGCGGACTCGAATGATTAGATGGTCGCTCTAATGTTTGGAAGGCGGTCGCGATGAGTCCCAGGCGGTACGCCTCCCCGCTGCGTCGAGCGGAAGCCGCGCGCACACGGGCGGCGATCCTCGACGCGGCGGCGATGCTGTTCTCGCGGGACGGGTACGCGGCGACGACGATGAAGGGGATCGCGTCCGAGGCCGGCGTGTCGGTGCAGTCTGTCCACCTGGCGGGATCGAAGGCGACACTCCTCGTCGCCGCCTTCGAGCGCACCTTCACGGGCGCGGAGGGAGACGACGATCCCGCCGAGCGGCCGGCGGTGGCCAACATCCTCGAGCGTTTCGACGCCCAGGAGGCGATGCGCGCGTGGCTCGACGATGTCACTCAGGCTCACGCGCGGACGGCTGGCCTCGCTCGCGCCATCGCCGTCGCCGGAGAGACGGATGCCGTGGCCGCAGACGCCGTGGCTGTTCTCGACGCGCGTCGTCGCCGCGAGATCCGCATCGCCGCCGAATGGCTCGTCCAGCGGGGACTTCTCCGCCCCGAGCACATCGACGAGGTCACGGATGAGCTCTGCTACCTGTTCGGCCCCGACACGTTCGCGTTCTTCGTCACACGGTCCGCGTGGACGGTGACGCACTATCGGGCGTGGCTGGAGCGCACCCTCCACGATCTCCTCGCACGCCGCGCCGACGAGCTTCAGGTGGCCTGAGCGACGACGAGCGGAGCGGGGGCGCGGATCACTCCGACGCCACCGCCCCGTTGCTCTCGTCAGCTGGAGCGACGCCTGAGGGCGCGGCGTCGCAGCAGCAGGCCACCTCCGAGCGCGAGGAGGAGCGCTGCGCCCCCCGCGAGCGCGGGAGCGGCTGATCGGTCTGCACCGGTGTTCGCGAGGCCGCCGTTGTCGTCCGGGGCGGGGATCGGCGTCGGCGTGGCCGTGGGAGTCGCGGTCGGCGTCGGCGTCGGCGTGGGCACCGGGGGCGTGTCGACCGCGACGCTGACCGCGGTCGAATTCTCGCTCGCGCCGCGGGCGGTCACCGTGACGGTGAGCGTCGTCCCCGACGGCAGGTCGCGGAAGGTGGTGGCATCCGCGCCGGCCTCGAGGGCGGCCGAGGCGACGACCTCGGTGGCGGCGAGCACCTGCACCTCGGACCCCGTGGAGCCCTTGGCGTTCGTCCACGACACCGCGATCGAGGTGGGGGAGAGGGCTGTGGCTTCGAGGTCGGTGACCGGGCGGGCCGGCAGTGCCGTCAGCAGTGCCTCCGCGTCGATCAGTCCCGCCCCGAACAGCTGCTGGTCCGTCACGGTCGACGAGGTCGGGTTCTTCAGCGGGCCCGCGGTTGCGAACGCCGTGCGAGAGATGTCGGCGGCCGACTTCTCGGGTGCGTACTCGAGCGCGAGTGCGTGCACGGCGGCAGCCGTCGGAGCCGCCGCTGAGGTGCCGAAGAAGTACCAGTTGTTGTCGAGCTGAGGAATGCGCTGGGCGAAGAAGCTCGTGCGGATGCCGTCGACCGAAGCGATCTGCGGGCCCATGACCCGCAGCGGCTCGGGGTAGGCCGGCGAGACGACGGGCTGTCCGTCGACGTAGCGCACCGGCTCGAACAGCACGGGCGTGTCGCCTGCGGAGGTGAACGACTCGGGGACGCCGGGTTCGCGCGAGAAGACCGCGGCCACACCGATGCCCGAACCGTCGGCGGGGTGGCCTACGGAGGTCAGCCCGACGATGTCGGGGCCCGCTGAGCGGTCGTACTCGATCTCCGACATCGTGGGGTTCCAGAACGCCATCGAGAAGGCGGGCGTCGAGGTCGTGCCCGAGGAGGTGTCGCGGACCAC includes these proteins:
- a CDS encoding helix-turn-helix domain containing protein — protein: MSPRRYASPLRRAEAARTRAAILDAAAMLFSRDGYAATTMKGIASEAGVSVQSVHLAGSKATLLVAAFERTFTGAEGDDDPAERPAVANILERFDAQEAMRAWLDDVTQAHARTAGLARAIAVAGETDAVAADAVAVLDARRRREIRIAAEWLVQRGLLRPEHIDEVTDELCYLFGPDTFAFFVTRSAWTVTHYRAWLERTLHDLLARRADELQVA